In the genome of Vibrio sp. NTOU-M3, one region contains:
- a CDS encoding methyl-accepting chemotaxis protein: MLLRHQLGFGFGVVVTLLLIISTLSFFRFDEAYKGFQNYRYLAQASVYTGRIQANILEARIAALKYIHEQDETYKATVEKRLQASLLLLDTTIQRTSEPELNTEFNSIKLLVSDYGLLFNQEAAQLAQKERIINGKLGQAGTEVRQSLNTLIEQAKNNNQLDTALRLTEILELLRVGWNSSVTYFTTGTTQDAAKVLEVIDKIRFNWKNLELVAYSAEEKSLFEGFNRGIDNYEKEFLAIETIDQSLTQLRTRLNEIGSSAAQQIENVKLLTKEQQDTVGPELISTTESSKTILLFISILATLLAVFLGIYIYRSILRTVGGEPNEIEKIVHAVSEGDLSSQIKTTGNESGIYANILLMRDELSKLLTGLHGISDRVSSAATELNMTMSDTESNAQQELSQVEQIATAITELASTASNVSENAAHAERAASEATNYVNNGQQALNRSDALSNKMSHSIEDTNVIVDQLVDYSHEIGEVINVINSISEQTNLLALNAAIEAARAGDQGRGFAVVADEVRSLAAKTQQSTVDIQEIISRLQNQADVASQHMQSNLVLINESQTINSDLQASFAEVSKSVTEISDVNTQVATASEEQSSVTQDISRNVSSTFDIVNENASGVKRSKTTSEELSTLASEQKVLLSFFRI, translated from the coding sequence ATGCTGTTAAGACATCAACTGGGGTTTGGATTTGGTGTAGTCGTGACGTTACTACTCATCATTTCCACATTGTCGTTTTTTCGATTTGATGAAGCCTATAAGGGATTTCAAAACTATCGCTACTTAGCGCAAGCCAGCGTATACACAGGACGAATACAAGCGAACATTCTTGAAGCACGTATCGCCGCCCTCAAATACATTCACGAACAAGATGAGACATACAAAGCCACGGTAGAAAAGCGCCTGCAAGCAAGTTTGTTGTTGTTGGATACCACGATTCAACGTACATCGGAGCCTGAGCTAAACACTGAATTCAATAGTATTAAGCTACTGGTCTCTGACTATGGTCTGCTATTTAACCAAGAAGCGGCGCAGCTGGCGCAAAAAGAGCGGATTATTAATGGTAAATTGGGACAAGCAGGAACCGAGGTAAGACAAAGCCTCAATACCCTAATAGAACAAGCTAAGAACAACAATCAACTCGACACAGCGCTTCGTCTCACCGAGATACTGGAGCTACTTCGAGTGGGCTGGAATAGCAGTGTCACTTACTTTACTACTGGTACGACACAAGACGCAGCCAAGGTACTGGAAGTCATCGACAAAATTCGCTTTAACTGGAAAAACTTAGAGCTCGTTGCTTATTCTGCTGAAGAAAAGTCATTATTCGAGGGCTTTAACCGTGGTATCGATAACTACGAAAAAGAGTTCTTAGCCATCGAAACGATCGACCAAAGCCTAACGCAACTACGAACACGACTAAATGAAATTGGTTCATCCGCTGCGCAGCAAATAGAAAACGTAAAACTGCTCACCAAAGAGCAGCAAGACACCGTAGGCCCTGAGCTTATTTCGACCACAGAAAGCTCTAAAACCATTCTGCTATTTATCTCCATTCTTGCAACCTTGTTAGCCGTGTTTTTAGGTATTTACATATACAGAAGCATATTACGCACGGTTGGCGGTGAGCCGAATGAAATCGAAAAAATCGTTCATGCCGTTTCTGAAGGCGATTTATCCAGTCAAATTAAGACCACTGGGAATGAGAGCGGGATTTACGCCAATATTTTGTTGATGCGTGATGAGCTAAGTAAGTTGCTAACCGGCTTACACGGGATTTCTGATCGTGTATCGTCTGCGGCAACAGAGCTCAACATGACCATGTCTGATACGGAAAGCAATGCTCAGCAAGAGCTCAGTCAGGTAGAACAAATCGCGACAGCAATTACTGAATTGGCAAGCACCGCGAGCAATGTCAGCGAAAACGCAGCACACGCAGAGAGAGCGGCAAGCGAAGCCACGAACTATGTCAACAATGGTCAACAAGCCTTGAACCGTTCTGATGCACTATCCAATAAGATGAGCCACTCAATCGAAGACACCAATGTCATCGTCGATCAGTTGGTAGATTACTCGCATGAAATCGGCGAGGTTATCAATGTGATCAACAGTATCTCTGAACAAACAAATTTACTGGCATTGAATGCCGCGATCGAAGCTGCCCGCGCTGGTGATCAGGGTCGAGGGTTTGCAGTGGTTGCTGATGAGGTTCGCTCTTTAGCCGCTAAAACTCAACAATCTACTGTTGATATTCAAGAGATCATCTCTCGTTTACAAAACCAAGCGGATGTTGCCAGCCAACACATGCAATCTAATCTGGTACTGATTAATGAATCACAAACCATTAACTCTGATCTACAAGCTTCATTTGCTGAGGTTTCGAAATCAGTCACTGAGATTTCTGACGTAAACACCCAAGTTGCCACTGCATCAGAAGAGCAATCTAGTGTAACTCAGGATATCTCTCGAAACGTTTCGAGCACATTCGACATCGTCAATGAGAATGCCTCTGGAGTGAAGCGAAGCAAAACCACCAGCGAAGAACTTTCTACTCTGGCATCTGAGCAAAAAGTACTATTAAGTTTCTTTAGGATCTAG
- a CDS encoding CBS domain-containing protein, translating into MFKVEDMMTRNPHTLLRSHSLADAKSTMHALDIRHIPVVDADRKLLGIVSQRDILAAQESSLQKLPDTDTYTLNTPLHEVMHTGLMTVSPKAGLKQSALYMQKHKVGCLPVVDNGELVGIITDSDFVAIAINLLELQEEVEPEEMD; encoded by the coding sequence ATGTTCAAAGTTGAAGATATGATGACGCGCAACCCGCACACCCTGTTGCGTTCTCACTCACTGGCCGATGCCAAAAGCACAATGCATGCCCTTGATATTCGACATATTCCGGTTGTTGATGCGGACAGAAAGTTGCTTGGTATCGTTTCACAGCGCGATATTCTTGCCGCTCAGGAATCTAGCTTACAGAAGCTTCCCGACACTGATACCTATACACTCAATACCCCACTGCATGAAGTGATGCACACAGGGCTGATGACCGTCTCACCGAAAGCAGGATTGAAACAAAGCGCCCTCTATATGCAAAAACATAAAGTAGGCTGTCTTCCTGTGGTTGATAATGGTGAATTAGTTGGGATCATCACTGACAGTGACTTTGTTGCTATTGCGATTAACTTACTTGAACTGCAAGAAGAAGTAGAGCCAGAGGAAATGGACTAA
- the aceA gene encoding isocitrate lyase — translation MTLTRRQQIEALEKDWATNPRWKNVKRPYTAEEVVELRGSMVPANTIAQRGADKLWSLVNGSAKKGYVNCLGALTGGQAVQQAKAGIEAIYLSGWQVAADNNTASTMYPDQSLYPVDSVPSVVKRINNSFRRADQIQWSNGKSPQDEGGIDYFLPIVADAEAGFGGVLNAYELMKSMIEAGAAGVHFEDQLASVKKCGHMGGKVLVPTQEAVQKLVAARLAADVSGTTTLVIARTDANAADLLTSDCDPYDKDFIEGERTQEGFYRVRAGIDQAIARGLAYAPYADLIWCETATPCLEEARKFAEAIHAEYPDQLLAYNCSPSFNWEKNLDAETIAKFQQALSDMGYKYQFITLAGIHNMWFNMFELAHDYAQGEGMRHYVEKVQRPEFQAAEKGYTFVAHQQEVGTGYFDKMTNTIQGGKSSVTALTGSTEEDQF, via the coding sequence ATGACACTAACTCGCCGCCAACAAATTGAAGCTCTGGAAAAAGATTGGGCAACCAACCCACGCTGGAAAAATGTAAAGCGCCCGTATACTGCTGAAGAAGTGGTAGAACTGCGTGGCTCAATGGTACCAGCAAACACCATCGCACAACGTGGTGCAGATAAATTGTGGTCACTGGTCAATGGCAGTGCCAAAAAAGGCTATGTGAACTGTTTGGGTGCACTCACCGGGGGGCAAGCGGTTCAGCAAGCCAAAGCGGGCATCGAAGCAATTTACCTGTCAGGTTGGCAAGTCGCCGCGGATAACAATACGGCTTCTACCATGTACCCAGACCAATCGCTCTATCCAGTGGATTCGGTACCTTCAGTAGTAAAACGTATCAATAATTCCTTCCGCCGTGCTGACCAAATTCAATGGTCAAATGGTAAGTCACCACAGGATGAGGGGGGGATTGATTACTTCCTGCCGATTGTTGCCGATGCAGAAGCGGGCTTTGGTGGCGTATTGAATGCCTATGAACTGATGAAGTCGATGATTGAGGCAGGGGCTGCTGGGGTTCACTTTGAAGATCAGCTAGCCTCAGTGAAAAAGTGTGGTCACATGGGCGGTAAAGTACTGGTTCCAACTCAAGAAGCAGTACAAAAATTGGTAGCAGCTCGCTTAGCAGCGGATGTTTCGGGCACAACAACACTGGTGATTGCGCGTACGGATGCGAATGCGGCCGATCTACTGACTTCAGATTGTGATCCATACGATAAAGACTTTATTGAAGGAGAGCGCACGCAAGAAGGTTTCTATCGTGTGCGTGCAGGAATTGATCAAGCTATCGCTCGTGGTCTTGCTTATGCACCGTATGCAGACCTTATCTGGTGCGAAACCGCAACCCCTTGTTTGGAAGAAGCGCGCAAGTTTGCAGAAGCGATTCATGCGGAATATCCGGATCAGCTGCTTGCTTATAACTGTTCACCTTCCTTCAACTGGGAGAAAAACTTGGATGCAGAAACCATTGCGAAGTTCCAGCAAGCACTTTCTGATATGGGCTACAAATACCAGTTCATTACGCTAGCGGGCATCCACAATATGTGGTTCAACATGTTTGAGCTGGCACATGATTATGCGCAAGGCGAGGGGATGCGCCACTACGTTGAGAAAGTTCAACGCCCTGAGTTCCAAGCGGCTGAAAAAGGTTACACCTTTGTCGCACACCAACAAGAAGTGGGTACTGGTTACTTCGATAAAATGACCAATACGATCCAGGGTGGAAAATCATCGGTCACGGCACTGACGGGTTCTACGGAAGAGGATCAATTTTAA
- the aceB gene encoding malate synthase A translates to MLAQTPEKNHITAEAQATLGMLEVTGTLSPEHQAIFPVEAQTFLSLLCANFADKVEPLLAAREEKQTCIDHGELPDFLPETQDIREGSWKILGIPEDLQDRRVEITGPTDRKMVINALNANVKVFMADFEDSMSPAWSKVLDGQVNLRDAVNGTIEYTNPGNGKQYQLTEDPAVLICRVRGLHLKEKHVSFNGAIIPGALFDFALYFYNNHKALLNKGSGPYFYIPKLQSHKEAQWWSQVFHFTEDYFGLDTGTIKATVLIETLPAVFEMDEILFSLKEHIVGLNCGRWDYIFSYIKTLKKHTDRVLPDRQVVTMDKPFLNAYSRLLVRTCHRRGAFAMGGMAAFIPAKDPQANQVVLDKIHNDKSLEANNGHDGTWVAHPGLANTAMEVFSQALGERTNQLDVSRDDDAPVTASDLLQPCDGERTEQGMRHNIRVALQYIEAWISGNGCVPIYGLMEDAATAEISRASIWQWIQHGKTLDNGQVVTKALFECYLAEEIEVVKTEVGEARYQAGRFEEAADLMARLTTSDELTNFLTIPGYDYLD, encoded by the coding sequence ATGCTTGCCCAAACACCAGAGAAGAATCATATAACCGCAGAAGCCCAAGCGACCTTAGGCATGCTTGAGGTTACTGGTACCCTTTCGCCAGAACATCAGGCTATTTTCCCTGTCGAAGCCCAAACCTTTTTATCTCTGTTGTGTGCAAACTTTGCTGACAAGGTTGAGCCATTGCTCGCTGCTCGCGAAGAAAAACAAACCTGTATTGATCATGGTGAACTGCCCGACTTTTTACCGGAAACACAAGACATTCGTGAAGGCAGTTGGAAAATTTTAGGGATCCCGGAAGATTTGCAAGATCGCCGCGTTGAGATCACTGGACCGACGGATCGAAAAATGGTGATTAATGCCTTAAATGCCAATGTGAAAGTGTTCATGGCTGACTTTGAAGATTCAATGTCACCCGCATGGAGCAAAGTACTCGATGGCCAAGTGAATTTACGAGATGCGGTAAACGGTACCATTGAATACACCAACCCGGGAAATGGTAAACAGTACCAATTAACAGAAGATCCAGCGGTGCTGATCTGCCGTGTTCGTGGCCTGCATTTGAAAGAGAAGCATGTCTCTTTTAATGGGGCGATCATTCCGGGGGCTTTATTTGATTTTGCACTGTACTTCTACAACAACCACAAAGCCTTGTTAAACAAAGGCAGTGGCCCTTATTTTTATATTCCAAAGCTGCAATCTCACAAAGAGGCGCAATGGTGGAGCCAAGTGTTTCACTTTACAGAAGACTATTTTGGTTTAGATACCGGAACCATCAAAGCGACTGTTTTGATTGAAACATTACCGGCGGTATTTGAAATGGATGAAATACTGTTCTCGCTAAAAGAGCATATTGTTGGGCTCAACTGTGGCCGCTGGGATTACATTTTCAGTTACATCAAAACACTTAAGAAACACACCGACCGCGTGCTGCCGGATCGCCAAGTTGTGACCATGGATAAGCCGTTTCTCAACGCATATTCGCGTTTATTGGTACGGACTTGCCATCGAAGAGGGGCATTTGCAATGGGGGGAATGGCCGCCTTTATCCCTGCAAAAGACCCACAAGCGAACCAAGTGGTGTTAGATAAAATTCATAACGATAAATCACTGGAAGCAAATAATGGTCACGATGGGACTTGGGTTGCTCATCCGGGGTTGGCGAATACTGCGATGGAAGTATTCAGCCAAGCCTTAGGTGAGCGAACAAACCAATTGGATGTGAGTCGTGATGATGATGCGCCAGTAACAGCCTCAGATCTATTGCAACCCTGCGATGGTGAGCGCACCGAACAAGGTATGCGCCACAACATCCGTGTTGCACTTCAGTACATTGAAGCGTGGATCTCTGGCAATGGTTGTGTGCCGATTTATGGTTTGATGGAAGATGCTGCTACCGCAGAAATTTCTCGCGCTTCGATTTGGCAGTGGATTCAACATGGAAAAACGTTGGATAACGGTCAAGTGGTAACGAAAGCACTATTTGAGTGCTATCTCGCTGAAGAGATCGAAGTAGTAAAAACTGAAGTCGGGGAAGCTCGTTATCAAGCAGGGCGATTTGAAGAAGCTGCTGACTTGATGGCTCGGCTGACAACCAGTGATGAACTGACTAATTTCTTGACCATCCCTGGATATGACTATCTGGATTGA
- a CDS encoding hydrogen peroxide-inducible genes activator codes for MNKWPSLKQLHYLVTLHETRHFSEAAERCFVSQSTLSKGIQNLEELIGCPLYEKKDKKSPLVFTQAGEMVVLQGRELLAKGQDLVELGQICQGDEMQGQLKLGCIPTIAPFLLCDLVQEVNQQFPQLNLLLREDTTTNLLAALRHGELDVLILALPVEIEGMDSQVVGQDPFRMVISRNQADAIRVPIKYDDLPDESVFLLEKEHCLTEHAVSACKLTDREKINPFTATSLHTLVQMVANGLGTTFIPQMAIDHGLLDNQNLVIVEPPGQKAYRDIGLVWRPSSSRVSCFRQLAEVVSELL; via the coding sequence ATGAATAAATGGCCCAGTTTGAAGCAGTTGCACTATTTGGTCACCTTGCACGAAACACGGCATTTTAGTGAAGCTGCTGAGCGATGTTTTGTTAGTCAGTCTACCTTAAGTAAAGGAATTCAAAACCTAGAAGAGCTTATTGGTTGTCCTTTGTATGAGAAAAAAGACAAAAAAAGCCCACTTGTTTTTACTCAAGCAGGAGAAATGGTGGTTCTCCAAGGACGTGAACTCTTAGCCAAAGGACAAGATCTTGTTGAGCTTGGGCAGATTTGCCAAGGTGACGAGATGCAAGGTCAGCTCAAATTAGGATGTATCCCAACCATTGCACCGTTCTTGCTTTGCGATTTGGTGCAAGAGGTGAACCAACAATTTCCTCAATTGAATCTGCTTTTAAGAGAAGATACCACCACCAACTTATTGGCGGCGTTACGACATGGTGAGTTGGATGTGTTGATCTTAGCTTTGCCGGTCGAAATTGAAGGCATGGACAGCCAAGTAGTGGGGCAAGATCCTTTCCGAATGGTGATCAGTCGGAACCAGGCGGATGCGATCCGTGTCCCCATCAAATATGATGATCTGCCCGATGAATCAGTATTCTTGTTAGAGAAAGAGCACTGTTTAACAGAACATGCTGTCTCTGCCTGTAAACTGACAGATAGGGAAAAAATCAATCCTTTTACCGCTACCAGTCTACATACCTTAGTTCAAATGGTAGCTAATGGGCTTGGTACGACATTCATTCCTCAAATGGCGATTGATCATGGATTGCTTGATAACCAAAATTTGGTGATTGTCGAGCCACCTGGTCAAAAGGCGTATCGTGATATTGGCTTAGTTTGGCGGCCAAGTTCATCACGGGTGAGCTGTTTCCGCCAATTAGCGGAAGTGGTATCTGAACTGCTGTAG
- a CDS encoding peroxiredoxin C translates to MVLVGRQAPDFTAAAVLGNGEIVENFNFAEFTKGKKAVVFFYPLDFTFVCPSELIAFDNRLADFQAKGVEVIGVSIDSQFSHNAWRNTAIEDGGIGQVKYPLVADVKHEICKAYDVEHPEAGVAFRGSFLIDEDGLVRHQVVNDLPLGRNIDEMLRMVDALNFHQKHGEVCPAQWEEGKAGMDASPKGVAAFLSEHADDLSK, encoded by the coding sequence ATGGTACTAGTAGGTCGTCAAGCCCCTGACTTTACTGCAGCAGCTGTTCTAGGTAACGGTGAGATCGTTGAAAACTTCAACTTTGCAGAATTCACTAAAGGTAAGAAAGCGGTTGTGTTCTTCTACCCACTAGATTTCACGTTCGTTTGCCCATCTGAGCTGATCGCTTTCGACAACCGTCTAGCTGATTTCCAAGCTAAAGGCGTTGAAGTAATCGGTGTTTCTATCGATTCTCAGTTCTCTCACAACGCATGGCGTAACACTGCTATCGAAGATGGCGGTATCGGTCAAGTTAAGTACCCACTGGTTGCTGACGTTAAGCACGAAATCTGTAAAGCGTACGATGTAGAGCACCCAGAAGCAGGCGTTGCTTTCCGTGGTTCTTTCCTAATCGACGAAGACGGTCTTGTACGTCACCAAGTAGTAAACGATCTACCACTAGGTCGTAACATTGACGAAATGCTACGCATGGTAGATGCACTAAACTTCCACCAAAAACACGGTGAAGTATGCCCAGCACAATGGGAAGAAGGTAAAGCAGGTATGGACGCATCACCAAAAGGTGTTGCAGCGTTCCTATCTGAGCACGCAGACGACCTAAGCAAGTAA